TTGATCTGACCAGTCGTAGCGGGCCGGTGTCTCTGGTCGCCGAATTGTTCAGCCGCAATGCCAATCTCCTTGTTCTCGATGAACAGGGCCTGGTGTTGGCCACCCTTCGCCATCATAAAGAGCGGCTGAACCAACCGTACCAGTCCCCGAGTACTGCTCACGCCAGTCCCTCTCCGCGAGACATCGCCCTTCCCGAGCCGGGCACGACTCCTCCCATCGATGCCGAGCCCTTCCCGCTGTCCCGCCAGCTGGAAGCGCGCTATCGGGAACGGGAAACGGAACTGTCCCGTGTGACTCAGCTTCGTGAGCGGGAATCGGCTTTGCGTAAGCATCTCAAAAAGCTTCTCCGTCGTGCCGACGCCCTCCGTAGAGATCGCGAACAGGCCGCACGGTACGAACCCTATGCGCGATACGGCGAGCTCCTGAAGGCCAATCTCGGGAGCATCAAGAAAGGCATGACCGCCGTCTCTGTCGTGGACTATTACGACGAACGATTGCCGGAGTTGACGATTCCCCTCGATGAGACAAAAGGACCACAAGCCAACATGGACGCCTACTTTTCGAAGTACAGGAAGTTCGTGTCGGCTCAGCGTGAAATTTCCCCCCGTCTGGCCGCCATCGAGACGGAGGTGCAACAGACGCAGGTAGAACTCGAGGCGATCAAACAGGGGACATGGCAGCCACCAACTCATGATGCGCCACCGGCCGGGCGCTCCGTCTCACGGACAACGAAAAACCGAGATGCAGATGAGGCGCGCCGCGGACCCTTTCGGCGATTCACCTCCACGGACGGCTATCCGATCTTCGTCGGACGCAACGCGCGGGAGAACGATGCACTCACATTCGGGCTGGCGAGGAGTGAGGACCTGTGGCTCCATGCGCGAGGCGTCCCAGGTTCCCATGTCGTGGTGCGCCTTGAAAAAGGCACGGAACCACCGCCTGAAACGCTACGCGACGCCGCCACCCTGGCCCTGCTCTACAGCGATCTCAAGAAAAGCGGAAAGGGGGATGTGATCTTCACCCGGCGAAAATGGGTCAAGAAGGCCAAGGGACAAGCCCCTGGTGCCGTGACGGTAACCCAGGAGCGCTCTATCTATGTGACCTTGGAGAAACCGCGCCTCGACGCATTGAAATCGCGTCACACGGAACGCCTGCCGTAACTCGACTCATCGCACGGGCCGCTTTTCATCGATTGCCACCACGTGGTAGAGTGCCCGCATATGGGCACCTTGCGTGACACACGTGACCGGTTCCACATCCTGAGCGCACTCCTGCAAACCAAGACCCTCCGCCAATTTGACGAATGCCTTCAAGAGGAACTCCTGCCGATACTCGGCTGCTCCATCTTGGGCCTGTACCTGCATAGCGAGACGACCGCAGCATTCTCTCCAGTATCAGATATTTTCCGAGACCCGGCCTCCCCGGCCTATCCGATTGCGCAACTGCCTGCAGCCGGCACGATCAAAGAGGCCGCGGTGCTCGCCGGGAAGGCCATTCTGGCCAACGATCTCAGCAACGCCCCCTGGACTGAAGCCCAGGCGATCGATCCCCATCTCTACCAACGTGCATCAGTCCTCGTGGCTCCGGTCAGCATGCCGGGAGAATCCTGCACTAGCACGCCTTCCAAGATCCTCGCGGTAATCGTGGCCGTCTCGCTGGAGGCGCCCGGCGCATTTTCCGAGGAAGATCGTGTCTTTCTCGAGTCCCTTGGTTGCGAAATCGCGCCAGTCCTGACTGCGGTCTTCGCAGCGGAGGAGCGCGATACGCTGGTCGCCATCAATAGTCGGGTCGTGCTCGGCACGATCACGCTCGACAATCTCATCAACTCGATTCAGCCCATTCTGCGCGAGGTCATCGACCATGATGTGATCGGTCTGGTGCGGTTCGTCGGAGGGCCCGACAATCGCTGGTTCGACATCGTCGCCTGTGAGGGCGTCGCGGTTGACCAGGAGATTCTCCGGCAATTTCCGTTTGAGCGCATGGCGCCGGCGGAAATCCTGACGACCGGCCAACCGCTGCTCCTGACCGGGCATAACCAGGAGCGATTCGCGGAACATGGCTATTTCGAATCCTTAGGCGTCTGTTCCGCCATGCTGTGCCCCCTCCTCGTTCATGGATCGCCCTATGGCTTCCTTGCCATCGGGAGCAAACGGCGGAACGCCTTCTCCGAGCGTGACCTGGCTCTGACGGAACACATCGGCTTCCATCTGTCCCACGCGATCACCAATCTCTCAGCCTACGACCAAATCCGTCAGCTCAAGGATCAATTGGAACAGGAAAACATCTACTTGCGCGAAGAAATGGGTGCGTCCCTGGACTTGAAAAGCCTGGTCGGCGATAGCCCCGCATTACAAAAATCGCTACGGGCGATCGAAATGGTCGCGCCCACCGATTCTACGGTGCTGATTACGGGAGAAACCGGAACCGGCAAGGAACTGGTGGCCCAGGCGATTCATCGCCTCTCGCCACGCCAGCAGAAGGCACTGATCACCGTGAACTGTGCCGCATTACCACCCGCTCTCATCGAATCCGAGTTATTTGGCCATGAAAAGGGCGCGTTCACCAGCGCGACGTCCCGCAAGTTGGGTCGCTTCGAACTCGCCCATGGCGGCACCATTTTCCTGGATGAAGTGGGGGAACTGCCGGTCGATGTGCAAATGAAACTGCTGCGCGTCCTGGAGGCCAGGGAGTTCAACCGGATCGGCGGAACCCAGACCATCCGGGTCGACGTGCGCGTACTGGCCGCCACCAACGTAGACCTGGATCAAGCCATTAAACGACAGACCTTTCGCGCGGACCTGTTCTATCGCCTCAATGTCTTCCCGCTTCGCCTCCCGCCGTTGCGCGAACGCCTGCAGGATATTCCTCTTCTAGCCCGCCACTTTGCCAAAAAATACAGCCAACGGCATCGCAAACCGGTCACCCGCATTCACAGCGCCGCGCTCAAGGCGCTGGCCGCCTATGACTGGCCCGGCAATGTGCGCGAATTGAAGCATGTCATTGAGCGCGCCGTGATCGTCAGCCGCGGGTCAACGTTGACGATCGAGGAACTCGACGGCCTCGGGCGCACCAGCACTTCCGTTTCGGAGCCGCGCACACTCGCGGAAGCCGAGCGCGCGCATATCGTTGATACCTTGATTCGAACCAATTGGGTCCTCGCCGGCAAACAAGGAGCGGCGGAACAATTGGGGATGAAGCGGTCCACCCTCCAACACCGCATGAAAAAGCTGTCGATCGCCCGCCCATCTGCTCAGGCCACCTGAGTGCCCACATATAGGCATTCAATCCTCAAGCTGCCCATATTTCGGCAGAATCTTTACTCTCTGGCTCGCTCGAGTTGCCCTATAACAACTGTAATTTATCATAAATATCAATAAGTTATCTCGACAATCTTCCTTGACCATTCTTCTGGCACCATCTCTGCTCAACTTCTCCTACATGAATCCCAGTAATCCAGTCCCGACGCCGCAAACGTTGGAAGATGAGATTCAGGCTCATGTCGCCGAGCGACAACGGGAATTATTGGCATCAGGCGAAGCCAGTCGGGATGGCCGGCGGTTCTCCTGGTGCGGGGACATCTTGGACTTTCTCATGGAAGGCCTCGCCGAACGACTGGCTGCCAGGGGCATCACCTTTACCAGCGCCCTGCCTGGCCCCTTGCGCCTCATGGATGAAGATCAACAGCCCAACGGCCAGCATGTGCGACGCTTTTGGACCATCGCTTTGCACCGAGGATGCCCGATCGCCAGAATCTGTACGCTCTTTTTCCATCGCCATGATCAAGTGAAGCTCCCGCAGACACCACGTGTCGTCGCCTATGCTCCGGACAGCCAGGATCACGAGGAACAGGTTTGAACTACGTAGCTCTCAAGATGCTCTTCGGCGACCGAGCAAAATATCTCATGCTGCTCTGCGGGCTCACCTTTGCCGTGATGCTGATCGTGCAGCAGGGCTCGATCTTCTGGGGGCTCATGATGTGGTCTCAGTCCAGCGTGAGCAACATCAACGTCCCGATTTGGGTCACGGACCCTGGCATCGGACAGGTGGACGAGGTCAAGCCCATCGCTGACACGGCCGTCGACCGTGT
Above is a genomic segment from Nitrospira sp. containing:
- a CDS encoding NFACT family protein — its product is MSLSATEIGSIVQELTPALAEGWIQKISQPLPDCLVLEVRVPGHTRRLFYSVRDGTARLHLLQQGLTSPPSPPALCQFLRARIQGARIEGLHHLAGDRIVRLDLTSRSGPVSLVAELFSRNANLLVLDEQGLVLATLRHHKERLNQPYQSPSTAHASPSPRDIALPEPGTTPPIDAEPFPLSRQLEARYRERETELSRVTQLRERESALRKHLKKLLRRADALRRDREQAARYEPYARYGELLKANLGSIKKGMTAVSVVDYYDERLPELTIPLDETKGPQANMDAYFSKYRKFVSAQREISPRLAAIETEVQQTQVELEAIKQGTWQPPTHDAPPAGRSVSRTTKNRDADEARRGPFRRFTSTDGYPIFVGRNARENDALTFGLARSEDLWLHARGVPGSHVVVRLEKGTEPPPETLRDAATLALLYSDLKKSGKGDVIFTRRKWVKKAKGQAPGAVTVTQERSIYVTLEKPRLDALKSRHTERLP
- a CDS encoding sigma 54-interacting transcriptional regulator — its product is MGTLRDTRDRFHILSALLQTKTLRQFDECLQEELLPILGCSILGLYLHSETTAAFSPVSDIFRDPASPAYPIAQLPAAGTIKEAAVLAGKAILANDLSNAPWTEAQAIDPHLYQRASVLVAPVSMPGESCTSTPSKILAVIVAVSLEAPGAFSEEDRVFLESLGCEIAPVLTAVFAAEERDTLVAINSRVVLGTITLDNLINSIQPILREVIDHDVIGLVRFVGGPDNRWFDIVACEGVAVDQEILRQFPFERMAPAEILTTGQPLLLTGHNQERFAEHGYFESLGVCSAMLCPLLVHGSPYGFLAIGSKRRNAFSERDLALTEHIGFHLSHAITNLSAYDQIRQLKDQLEQENIYLREEMGASLDLKSLVGDSPALQKSLRAIEMVAPTDSTVLITGETGTGKELVAQAIHRLSPRQQKALITVNCAALPPALIESELFGHEKGAFTSATSRKLGRFELAHGGTIFLDEVGELPVDVQMKLLRVLEAREFNRIGGTQTIRVDVRVLAATNVDLDQAIKRQTFRADLFYRLNVFPLRLPPLRERLQDIPLLARHFAKKYSQRHRKPVTRIHSAALKALAAYDWPGNVRELKHVIERAVIVSRGSTLTIEELDGLGRTSTSVSEPRTLAEAERAHIVDTLIRTNWVLAGKQGAAEQLGMKRSTLQHRMKKLSIARPSAQAT